A stretch of the Sulfurimonas sp. HSL-1656 genome encodes the following:
- a CDS encoding DUF882 domain-containing protein: protein MSKTEEYEKTLSFYNIHTGESLRTTFWAEGSYIPEALEDINKILRDHRTGTEAAMDSELLDLLHAVRTKLDSQEAFHIISGYRSPKTNAMLHNNTSGVAKKSLHMQGKAIDINLPGRELAMLRKAAVSEKIGGVGYYPESHFVHVDTGRVRYW, encoded by the coding sequence TTGAGTAAGACGGAAGAGTATGAGAAGACGCTTTCGTTCTATAACATCCACACCGGGGAGTCGCTTCGTACCACTTTCTGGGCGGAGGGGAGCTACATTCCCGAAGCGCTGGAGGATATCAACAAGATCCTGCGCGATCATCGTACGGGGACGGAAGCAGCGATGGACAGTGAACTGCTCGACCTTCTGCATGCCGTCCGTACGAAACTCGACAGTCAAGAGGCGTTTCACATCATTTCGGGCTACCGCTCGCCGAAGACGAACGCCATGCTACACAACAATACCTCCGGTGTCGCGAAAAAAAGCCTCCATATGCAGGGCAAGGCGATCGACATCAACCTGCCGGGCCGGGAACTCGCCATGCTGCGCAAAGCGGCCGTCAGCGAAAAGATCGGCGGTGTAGGCTACTACCCCGAATCGCACTTCGTTCACGTCGACACGGGCCGCGTCCGCTACTGGTAA
- a CDS encoding DUF4395 domain-containing protein has protein sequence MAAACPVALVKIDENQVRLQAMLVVLSAAAFLGSGSSWLLALLVYDFAIRVLGRPNGSPFFLLSRQIIKRFAMTAKPVDAGPKKFAAKIGLLIAVIAMVLAVVDYGTGAVWLMGMMGLFALLEAACGFCVGCKVYTLFLPLLSRR, from the coding sequence ATGGCTGCTGCTTGCCCCGTGGCATTGGTAAAGATCGATGAAAATCAAGTAAGACTGCAGGCGATGCTGGTCGTACTCAGCGCGGCTGCATTTTTGGGAAGCGGATCGTCCTGGCTGCTGGCGCTGCTGGTATACGATTTCGCGATCCGTGTTTTGGGAAGACCAAATGGGAGCCCGTTCTTTCTGCTAAGCCGGCAGATCATCAAGCGGTTTGCGATGACGGCCAAACCCGTTGATGCGGGACCGAAAAAGTTTGCGGCTAAGATCGGGCTGCTCATTGCGGTCATAGCGATGGTACTGGCCGTTGTCGACTATGGGACGGGTGCCGTATGGCTTATGGGAATGATGGGGCTTTTTGCGCTGCTCGAAGCCGCGTGCGGCTTCTGTGTGGGCTGTAAAGTGTATACGCTGTTTCTGCCGCTGCTGTCGCGGCGTTGA